In a genomic window of Gossypium arboreum isolate Shixiya-1 chromosome 9, ASM2569848v2, whole genome shotgun sequence:
- the LOC108454153 gene encoding zinc-finger homeodomain protein 9, producing MEIAPTSTPPLSTTTPKSPDPETETPVRIHPAKPKSFTNGVLKRHQPHHHYLHHAPPIVVSYKECLKNHAATLGGHALDGCGEFMPSPSATPSDPTSLKCAACGCHRNFHRRESDDPPPTTTATATIEYQPHHRHHPPPPASQAPHRSPNSASPPPISSSYYPSAPHMLLALSGGLAGALDNNHHQNNSHLQGLGTLTPNTTNLGSHSKKRFRTKFTQFQKDKMLEFAEKVGWKIQKRDEQAIQEFCSEVGVDRGVLKVWMHNNKNTFGKKDQAINEGETGNNNNTENGLSHEDHHHHNNNNGQNLNHHFETDSVVHVGINGSSSS from the coding sequence ATGGAAATAGCCCCTACAAGCACCCCTCCACTAAGTACCACAACACCCAAATCACCCGACCCAGAGACCGAAACACCAGTTCGGATCCATCCTGCCAAGCCCAAATCTTTTACTAACGGTGTTCTCAAGCGCCACCAACCTCACCACCACTACCTCCACCATGCGCCGCCCATAGTGGTGAGCTACAAGGAATGCCTCAAGAACCATGCAGCCACTTTGGGTGGACATGCTTTAGACGGCTGTGGTGAATTCATGCCTTCCCCATCAGCCACCCCATCCGACCCAACTTCCCTCAAGTGTGCAGCTTGTGGTTGCCACCGCAACTTCCACCGCCGAGAATCAGATGACCCACCACCCACAACAACAGCCACCGCTACTATAGAATATCAGCCTCACCACCGTCACCATCCACCGCCTCCAGCAAGTCAAGCACCACATCGTAGTCCAAACTCAGCTTCCCCACCACCGATCTCATCATCTTACTACCCTTCAGCTCCTCACATGCTTTTAGCCCTTTCAGGTGGTTTAGCTGGTGCATTAGACAACAACCACCATCAAAATAACTCTCATTTACAAGGCTTAGGAACCCTTACCCCAAACACCACAAATCTGGGTTCCCACTCAAAGAAAAGATTCAGAACAAAGTTCACTCAGTTTCAGAAAGATAAGATGTTGGAATTCGCTGAGAAAGTTGGGTGGAAGATTCAGAAAAGAGATGAACAAGCTATCCAAGAGTTTTGCAGTGAAGTTGGGGTTGATAGAGGGGTTTTAAAAGTTTGGATGCATAACAATAAGAACACTTTTGGGAAGAAAGATCAAGCCATTAATGAAGGAGAAACTGGGAATAACAACAATACTGAGAATGGACTCAGCCATGAAGACCACCATCACCACAACAACAACAATGGTCAGAATCTCAACCATCACTTTGAAACTGATAGTGTTGTTCATGTTGGAATTAATGGCTCTTCTTCCTCTTAA